In a single window of the Dysgonomonas mossii genome:
- a CDS encoding SusC/RagA family TonB-linked outer membrane protein, with amino-acid sequence MNNSKTNRKTLSKRILCLLAIGLVCSFTMSVYASGAKLNTFMEQQQAKVTIQGKVIDSKGEPLIGVSVTVKGTTNGTLTDMDGEYSISTTANATLTFTYVGYKPQSIAIGNQKTINVTMIEDAQMMSEVVVVGFGVQKKENLTGAVASVDVEKALGSKPLTDVTKALQGITPGLTITYNSGNLGAGAKMNIRGVGTIIDGKEAGEPLVLVDGVPTDLTLINPADIANVSVLKDASSASIYGARAAFGVILITTKKGRAEGDKVKFSYSGNMAFSKPSNLVKFVDPVDELPVLMAASQRNTPGSRSESFGMYHDVLLPGIIKWKEKYASSRSFDNKEMIYGEDWEIIDGRAYTYRVWDAHKEMLKDWTPQQTHNLSAQGRLGDNSTFLISLGYVDQSGFMRINTDKLKRYNANLSLDTKLAKWLTSSVGMLFTRKDFKEPFNYYNSSGLNTIEGENGYFGYYMRWGQYFPYGTYQGKYFRHAPGFMNAANMNTLQTDLMRLNASLTADITKDLQFKAEYSFTTETMDRTINGHPVQLLDFWSGGWDPNNIMGTAYKYVQAVGSAYDKIALGNSKDQTHVLNAYGTYSKRISDNHNLKVTAGTNIEKNEFKRFYAERRNVMDQALPDIQLATGAQYTTSTWNILKPAHNEYAIAGFFGRVNYDYKGKYLLELNGRYDGSSNFPIGHLWAFFPSGSVGYRITEEPFMQGIKNIMNDLKLRASAGSVGNQNVKANAFRPMMNIESADWIVGGTLVPTVAAPGLVDKDLSWEKIRTYDIGLDAKFLNNMFGISFDWYQRENKGILRYGKTLPQGTGTTAPLTNAGDIRTRGYELSVDFNYPINKDITIYASAALSDYQTEVTKWDNPTNSLGEFYKGMKVGEIWGFETDRLFQKDDFNADGTFKTGIASQSKLITGSFKYGPGDVKYKDLDKDGEITSGDRTADNPGDMKVIGNSTPRYQYNFRVGANFYGFDIDVFFQGVGKRDYWASSDLILPLYNRADALYAHQMDYWTEDNTDAFFPNPYFPHASNAVGQGVTGSNNFVSQSRYLLSMAYLRLKNVTLGYTLPTTLTSKIGVDKVRVYFSGQNLAEFKNSRLPVDPEINETEAAWGRTYPYPRTLSFGLQVNF; translated from the coding sequence ATGAATAACTCAAAAACAAACAGAAAAACACTGTCAAAGAGAATTCTTTGTTTGTTAGCTATTGGGCTGGTTTGCTCATTTACCATGAGTGTTTATGCTTCGGGGGCGAAGTTAAATACATTTATGGAGCAACAACAAGCAAAGGTAACTATTCAAGGGAAAGTTATAGATTCTAAAGGAGAACCACTGATTGGTGTTAGCGTAACCGTGAAAGGAACAACAAACGGAACTCTCACTGATATGGATGGGGAATATAGTATTTCCACTACAGCTAATGCAACGTTGACTTTTACATATGTGGGGTATAAACCACAATCAATAGCGATAGGGAATCAAAAAACAATTAATGTAACAATGATAGAAGATGCTCAAATGATGAGCGAGGTTGTTGTTGTTGGTTTTGGTGTGCAGAAAAAAGAAAACTTAACAGGGGCTGTGGCTTCTGTTGATGTAGAGAAGGCATTAGGTAGTAAGCCTCTTACTGATGTGACAAAAGCGCTGCAAGGTATTACGCCTGGTTTGACAATTACATATAATAGTGGAAATTTAGGTGCAGGAGCTAAAATGAACATTCGTGGTGTTGGAACTATTATTGACGGAAAGGAAGCCGGAGAGCCTCTAGTATTGGTTGATGGTGTTCCTACTGATTTGACATTAATAAATCCGGCTGATATTGCAAATGTATCTGTTCTAAAAGATGCCTCTTCTGCTTCTATTTATGGAGCAAGAGCTGCTTTTGGTGTGATATTGATTACCACCAAAAAAGGACGGGCAGAAGGAGACAAGGTTAAATTCAGTTATAGTGGTAATATGGCTTTTAGTAAACCTAGCAATCTGGTTAAATTTGTAGATCCCGTTGATGAGCTTCCTGTGCTAATGGCTGCCTCTCAGCGTAATACTCCAGGATCAAGGTCTGAATCTTTTGGGATGTATCATGATGTATTGCTTCCAGGAATTATAAAATGGAAGGAAAAATATGCCTCTAGCAGATCCTTTGATAACAAAGAAATGATTTATGGTGAAGATTGGGAAATTATTGATGGGCGTGCTTATACCTATCGGGTATGGGATGCTCACAAAGAAATGTTAAAAGATTGGACTCCGCAACAGACTCATAATCTTTCTGCACAAGGTCGCTTAGGTGATAACTCGACTTTCCTTATTTCATTAGGTTATGTTGATCAGTCTGGTTTCATGAGAATCAACACAGATAAATTGAAGCGTTATAATGCAAATTTGAGTCTTGATACAAAGCTAGCAAAATGGTTGACTTCAAGTGTTGGTATGTTATTTACTCGTAAAGATTTTAAAGAGCCTTTCAATTATTATAATTCCAGCGGTCTTAATACTATCGAAGGGGAAAACGGATATTTTGGGTATTATATGCGTTGGGGACAATATTTCCCTTATGGAACATATCAAGGAAAGTATTTCCGTCATGCTCCAGGCTTTATGAACGCAGCTAATATGAATACCCTTCAAACAGACTTGATGAGACTTAATGCATCTTTAACTGCTGATATAACAAAAGATTTGCAGTTTAAAGCAGAATATAGTTTTACAACTGAAACAATGGATCGTACAATAAATGGACATCCTGTTCAATTATTAGACTTTTGGTCTGGAGGTTGGGATCCTAATAACATAATGGGGACAGCATATAAATATGTACAGGCAGTAGGTAGTGCATATGATAAAATTGCATTAGGTAATAGTAAAGATCAAACTCATGTATTGAATGCGTACGGAACATATTCTAAAAGAATATCAGATAATCATAATTTAAAAGTAACAGCAGGTACGAATATTGAAAAGAATGAGTTCAAGCGTTTTTATGCAGAACGTAGAAATGTTATGGATCAAGCTCTACCAGATATACAGCTTGCAACGGGGGCTCAATATACAACATCGACTTGGAATATATTAAAACCTGCGCACAACGAATATGCTATTGCTGGATTTTTCGGACGTGTGAATTATGATTATAAAGGAAAATATTTACTAGAACTTAACGGACGATACGATGGGTCTTCTAATTTCCCTATAGGTCATTTATGGGCATTTTTCCCTTCAGGGTCAGTCGGATACCGTATAACAGAAGAGCCATTTATGCAAGGGATTAAAAATATTATGAATGACTTGAAGCTAAGAGCATCAGCGGGATCTGTTGGAAATCAGAATGTAAAGGCAAATGCTTTTCGACCAATGATGAACATTGAAAGTGCTGACTGGATTGTTGGAGGAACATTAGTTCCTACAGTTGCTGCTCCGGGCTTAGTAGATAAAGACTTGTCGTGGGAAAAAATAAGAACATATGATATCGGACTCGATGCAAAGTTCTTAAACAATATGTTCGGTATAAGTTTTGATTGGTATCAACGCGAAAATAAGGGAATTCTGAGATATGGAAAGACTCTACCTCAAGGTACAGGGACTACAGCGCCATTAACTAATGCAGGAGATATAAGAACTAGAGGGTATGAACTTTCTGTAGATTTTAATTATCCGATCAACAAGGATATAACGATATATGCTAGTGCTGCTTTATCTGATTATCAAACAGAGGTAACAAAATGGGATAATCCTACAAATTCTTTAGGCGAATTTTATAAAGGGATGAAGGTTGGAGAAATTTGGGGATTTGAGACTGATCGCCTTTTCCAGAAAGATGATTTTAATGCTGATGGAACATTTAAAACAGGAATTGCAAGTCAATCGAAATTAATAACTGGTAGCTTTAAATATGGTCCTGGAGACGTTAAGTATAAAGATTTAGACAAAGATGGAGAGATCACATCGGGAGATCGTACTGCAGATAATCCTGGAGATATGAAAGTGATAGGAAATTCTACACCTCGCTATCAATATAATTTCCGTGTTGGGGCTAATTTCTATGGATTTGATATCGATGTATTTTTCCAAGGAGTAGGTAAACGTGATTATTGGGCTAGTTCTGACTTAATTTTGCCTTTATATAACCGTGCCGATGCTTTATATGCCCATCAAATGGATTATTGGACAGAAGATAATACTGACGCATTCTTCCCGAATCCATATTTTCCTCATGCAAGTAATGCTGTAGGTCAAGGTGTAACCGGATCAAATAATTTTGTGTCTCAATCAAGATATCTGTTAAGTATGGCATATCTTCGTCTAAAGAATGTAACACTTGGTTATACTTTACCGACTACTTTAACTAGCAAAATAGGCGTAGATAAAGTAAGGGTTTATTTCAGTGGTCAAAACCTTGCTGAATTTAAGAATAGCCGTTTGCCTGTCGATCCTGAGATTAATGAGACAGAAGCTGCTTGGGGGCGTACATATCCATATCCAAGAACATTGTCATTTGGATTACAAGTTAATTTCTAA
- a CDS encoding RagB/SusD family nutrient uptake outer membrane protein: protein MKKIKKYISLAIIGGTMAFFTSCNDFLERDPLDGFTDQNYWTSEANVKTYAWKFYNQFKAYGIGTGTTAEFFFQSAGATTCANFSDDITANSYLPYQPNPSSSNTEWRDNYEYINRANIMLEKIPTVPMTDEAKNHWEGVARFYRALAYYKLVQRFGDVPYYDKRVTDINNVQVVYLPRTSRSDVMDKVREDINKAVTLLREADEANSVNKYVGLALKARIGLYEGTYRKYHNAGDGKVFLQDAKSAAEDIIASTKFKLVTGADAYQSVYNSEDLSKNSEMILYKSYILGVQANSIQAYTNTSTVVNGMTKAAFENYVCTDGLPISQSPLYTSTKDFQETLKNRDPRLLAAVEKEGISFRGSDKSLSRSRKSSTGYVISLFYNSASPNITTTGQNTIDAPIFSYAEVLLNYAEASAELKEITQADLDKSINLLRARAGIKKLTYVTEDNVQVDGVTINDPKRTSVLENKTGAVSSIIWEIRRERRAELMTWTELRYYDLMRWKKGDYLDYTSNPDVALGAYLDKSKLSENEKKNITLNDDGYIKVYPSNNRVFDAGKNYLNSIPTGQIDLYKGEGVDLPQNPGWNK from the coding sequence ATGAAGAAAATTAAAAAATATATAAGTCTGGCTATAATCGGAGGAACAATGGCTTTCTTTACTTCATGTAATGATTTCCTTGAAAGAGACCCTCTCGATGGTTTTACAGATCAAAATTATTGGACAAGTGAAGCCAATGTGAAAACATATGCATGGAAATTTTACAATCAATTTAAAGCGTATGGTATCGGTACAGGCACAACTGCTGAGTTCTTTTTTCAAAGTGCAGGAGCTACAACTTGTGCTAACTTTTCAGATGATATAACAGCAAACTCTTATTTGCCATATCAGCCCAATCCAAGTAGCTCTAACACAGAATGGAGAGATAATTATGAGTATATCAATCGAGCAAATATTATGCTCGAAAAGATACCTACTGTACCAATGACAGATGAAGCCAAAAATCATTGGGAAGGTGTCGCTCGTTTCTATAGGGCTCTAGCGTATTATAAATTGGTTCAACGCTTTGGAGATGTCCCATATTACGATAAACGAGTGACGGATATTAATAATGTGCAGGTAGTGTATCTTCCTAGAACTAGCCGTAGCGATGTGATGGATAAGGTTCGTGAAGATATAAATAAAGCCGTAACATTGTTAAGGGAAGCCGATGAAGCTAATTCTGTAAATAAATATGTAGGGCTTGCTCTTAAAGCTAGGATTGGTCTTTATGAGGGTACTTACCGAAAATATCATAATGCTGGGGATGGAAAGGTTTTCTTACAAGATGCTAAAAGTGCTGCTGAGGATATTATTGCTTCAACGAAATTTAAATTAGTTACAGGAGCAGATGCCTATCAGTCTGTTTATAATTCGGAAGACTTAAGCAAAAACTCAGAAATGATTTTATATAAGTCATATATTCTTGGAGTACAGGCTAATTCTATTCAGGCTTATACGAACACATCTACAGTTGTAAATGGGATGACAAAGGCCGCTTTTGAAAATTATGTGTGTACTGATGGTCTTCCAATCTCTCAATCACCATTGTATACTTCAACTAAGGATTTTCAAGAAACATTAAAGAATAGGGATCCTCGTTTATTAGCAGCGGTTGAAAAAGAGGGTATAAGTTTTAGAGGTTCTGATAAATCATTATCAAGATCGAGAAAATCGTCTACAGGATATGTTATTAGTTTATTCTATAACTCTGCATCTCCTAATATAACAACCACAGGACAAAATACAATTGATGCTCCAATATTTAGTTATGCAGAGGTATTGCTAAATTATGCAGAAGCGAGTGCGGAGCTAAAGGAAATTACACAAGCGGATTTGGATAAATCTATCAATCTATTAAGAGCCAGAGCAGGCATAAAAAAACTTACATATGTAACTGAGGATAATGTTCAGGTTGACGGAGTAACAATCAATGATCCAAAACGTACAAGTGTTTTAGAAAATAAGACAGGAGCTGTTTCTTCTATTATATGGGAAATTCGTCGTGAGCGCAGAGCAGAACTTATGACATGGACAGAGCTTCGTTATTATGACCTTATGCGTTGGAAAAAGGGAGATTATCTTGATTATACTTCAAATCCCGATGTTGCTTTAGGTGCATATTTGGATAAAAGTAAATTATCAGAGAATGAAAAGAAAAATATAACGTTAAACGATGATGGTTATATTAAAGTATATCCTAGTAACAATAGAGTATTTGATGCTGGTAAAAATTATTTAAATTCAATTCCA